The following proteins come from a genomic window of Miscanthus floridulus cultivar M001 chromosome 2, ASM1932011v1, whole genome shotgun sequence:
- the LOC136537953 gene encoding protein PHLOEM PROTEIN 2-LIKE A10-like isoform X2 produces the protein MDRLVAFSRRRRRWILLAAAGAAAAVGAYKIYHHPAVAERRRRLVRLAAAIAAFADAAASSADTAALVASDLADFVRSDADEVPRSVKQLAKLAASPEVSATVSTLSEAVTSGMLRGAGSSSSGPGSGGTVALSDRLVDKLFSDSGERLAAAVAGSFARHLVLAFYAAPSPQGEASSSSPTMWVNVVATGKCRKAISNWVEVFVGTAVREFIDKTIHINTYEQLFEGLTNPKHDAKVKELLVSVCNGAVETLVKTTHHALYTTNGKLDANGSGSGNGNGNGVGEGWVETVSSTLAVPSNRKFVLDVTGRVTFETVRSFLEFVLWKLQDGARKGSDSVVDSGLRVLRNHTETVNPKRVEEDKLCCKILLCLYA, from the exons ATGGACCGCCTCGTCGCcttctcccgccgccgccgccgctggatcCTCCTCGCCGcggccggcgcggcggcggccgttGGCGCGTACAAGATCTACCACCACCCGGCCGTCGCGGAGCGGCGCCGCCGCCTCGtgcgcctcgccgccgccatcgcggCCTTCGCTGACGCCGCCGCGTCGTCCGCCGACACCGCGGCGCTGGTGGCCTCCGATCTGGCCGACTTCGTCCGGTCCGACGCGGACGAGGTCCCCCGCAGCGTCAAGCAGCTGGCCAAGCTCGCTGCCTCCCCTGAGGTCTCCGCCACCGTCTCCACCCTGTCCGAGGCGGTGACCTCCGGGATGCTTCGCGGCGCGGGATCCTCTAGCTCCGGGCCCGGATCCGGCGGTACCGTGGCCCTCTCCGATCGTCTCGTAgacaagctcttctccgactCAGGCGAGCGCCTCGCGGCCGCGGTTGCCGGGAGCTTCGCCCGCCATCTCGTGCTCGCCTTTTACGCCGCTCCTTCACCTCAGGGGGAggcgtcctcctcctccccgACGATGTGGGTCAACGTGGTTGCGACTGGAAAGTGCCGGAAGGCGATAAGCAACTGGGTTGAGGTCTTTGTGGGCACCGCTGTGAGGGAGTTCATTGACAAGACCATCCACATCAACACCTACGAGCAGCTCTTCGAAGGCCTCACCAATCCGAAACATGATGCCAAGGTCAAGGAATTGCTTGTTTCAGTGTGCAATGGTGCGGTTGAGACTTTGGTGAAGACCACTCACCATGCCCTGTACACTACTAATGGCAAATTGGATGCAAATGGTAGTGGCAGTGGTAATGGCAATGGCAATGGAGTTGGGGAAGGGTGGGTGGAGACGGTGTCGAGCACATTGGCAGTTCCTAGCAACAGGAAGTTTGTGCTTGACGTTACAGGGAGGGTCACATTTGAGACAGTGAGGTCATTTCTGGAGTTTGTTCTTTGGAAGCTGCAGGATGGGGCAAGGAAGGGCAGTGACTCTGTTGTTGACAGTGGGCTGCGCGTCTTGAG GAATCATACTGAAACTGTAAATCCAAAAAGAGTGGAAGAAGATAAATTGTGCTGCAAGATTCTGTTATGCCTGTATGCTTGA
- the LOC136537953 gene encoding protein PHLOEM PROTEIN 2-LIKE A10-like isoform X1 — translation MDRLVAFSRRRRRWILLAAAGAAAAVGAYKIYHHPAVAERRRRLVRLAAAIAAFADAAASSADTAALVASDLADFVRSDADEVPRSVKQLAKLAASPEVSATVSTLSEAVTSGMLRGAGSSSSGPGSGGTVALSDRLVDKLFSDSGERLAAAVAGSFARHLVLAFYAAPSPQGEASSSSPTMWVNVVATGKCRKAISNWVEVFVGTAVREFIDKTIHINTYEQLFEGLTNPKHDAKVKELLVSVCNGAVETLVKTTHHALYTTNGKLDANGSGSGNGNGNGVGEGWVETVSSTLAVPSNRKFVLDVTGRVTFETVRSFLEFVLWKLQDGARKGSDSVVDSGLRVLRYMSDKSMVIATICITLCLHVLNGTRLLVTA, via the coding sequence ATGGACCGCCTCGTCGCcttctcccgccgccgccgccgctggatcCTCCTCGCCGcggccggcgcggcggcggccgttGGCGCGTACAAGATCTACCACCACCCGGCCGTCGCGGAGCGGCGCCGCCGCCTCGtgcgcctcgccgccgccatcgcggCCTTCGCTGACGCCGCCGCGTCGTCCGCCGACACCGCGGCGCTGGTGGCCTCCGATCTGGCCGACTTCGTCCGGTCCGACGCGGACGAGGTCCCCCGCAGCGTCAAGCAGCTGGCCAAGCTCGCTGCCTCCCCTGAGGTCTCCGCCACCGTCTCCACCCTGTCCGAGGCGGTGACCTCCGGGATGCTTCGCGGCGCGGGATCCTCTAGCTCCGGGCCCGGATCCGGCGGTACCGTGGCCCTCTCCGATCGTCTCGTAgacaagctcttctccgactCAGGCGAGCGCCTCGCGGCCGCGGTTGCCGGGAGCTTCGCCCGCCATCTCGTGCTCGCCTTTTACGCCGCTCCTTCACCTCAGGGGGAggcgtcctcctcctccccgACGATGTGGGTCAACGTGGTTGCGACTGGAAAGTGCCGGAAGGCGATAAGCAACTGGGTTGAGGTCTTTGTGGGCACCGCTGTGAGGGAGTTCATTGACAAGACCATCCACATCAACACCTACGAGCAGCTCTTCGAAGGCCTCACCAATCCGAAACATGATGCCAAGGTCAAGGAATTGCTTGTTTCAGTGTGCAATGGTGCGGTTGAGACTTTGGTGAAGACCACTCACCATGCCCTGTACACTACTAATGGCAAATTGGATGCAAATGGTAGTGGCAGTGGTAATGGCAATGGCAATGGAGTTGGGGAAGGGTGGGTGGAGACGGTGTCGAGCACATTGGCAGTTCCTAGCAACAGGAAGTTTGTGCTTGACGTTACAGGGAGGGTCACATTTGAGACAGTGAGGTCATTTCTGGAGTTTGTTCTTTGGAAGCTGCAGGATGGGGCAAGGAAGGGCAGTGACTCTGTTGTTGACAGTGGGCTGCGCGTCTTGAGGTATATGAGCGATAAGTCCATGGTTATCGCTACGATCTGCATTACATTGTGCTTGCATGTGTTGAATGGGACTAGGCTCTTGGTAACAGCTTGA